From Paenibacillus sp. V4I7, one genomic window encodes:
- a CDS encoding ATP-binding protein — translation MNQDQASPAMIYNLITMKSNPSQRRFAFMIGAIVALISLFSVPFVRIQLVELQAYQPAIFSTVICFELITAYVIYSQFKINRSPSVLVLFALYLFSGGMSLVYILTFPRVFAENGLFHAGTQTSAWLYVFLHAGFPLAIALHMRIESKYAHVNYSASKAKRLGLYTLIGVVLLITGLTYITTHFKNQMPAVLSQGKLTPLFIYGLGLPIVFITLITLIVYYKRTKASTVTSTWLCVAILASMLDVAIILCGGGRFSVGWYVARWNTFVCANIVLAGMIYEFTKMYLSMTELFQQVKDSKNKYKVLLGESQLAERKISEQSDIIERMLESSHEAIIMCDTEGRVNFTNRRVEHFFERPLESGERMSSYCLGMKTADAAFDEVIDAYFEQTIPPFRKRISRLTLKGETRHYECYVNPISGEMEGTLRGHLIGFRDRTEEERVDELKNEFVSIISHEIRTPLSSIVGFIEILATRAVTEEKRAKYIETIHKESLRLSNLINDFLDLQRMDSGRQEFHFQSLDAVLLLREIVEQWQGKDNHEAELHAAAEPIFVQGDEDRLKQVFHNLISNAIKYSPGATKIDIYVETDNGKVLIKIQDYGLGIPAEALDKLFTRFYRVDNSDRRKIGGTGLGLSIVKEIIEAHHGKVVVDTELGKGSIFIVQLVEIDAE, via the coding sequence ATGAATCAGGATCAAGCTTCACCGGCAATGATATATAATTTAATAACGATGAAGTCAAATCCATCACAGCGGCGGTTTGCTTTTATGATTGGGGCTATTGTGGCTTTGATTTCACTATTTTCCGTGCCGTTTGTAAGGATACAGTTAGTCGAGCTGCAGGCCTATCAGCCGGCTATTTTCTCTACCGTTATTTGTTTTGAATTAATTACAGCCTACGTGATTTATAGTCAGTTCAAAATCAATCGATCACCGTCGGTACTCGTCCTGTTTGCCTTGTATCTGTTCTCTGGTGGTATGAGTTTGGTCTATATCCTCACGTTCCCTCGTGTTTTCGCTGAAAATGGCTTGTTCCATGCAGGAACGCAAACTTCGGCTTGGCTATACGTATTCTTGCACGCAGGTTTTCCTTTAGCGATTGCTCTCCATATGAGGATTGAATCCAAATATGCGCATGTTAATTATAGTGCTAGTAAGGCTAAGAGATTAGGTCTTTACACCTTGATAGGTGTCGTTTTACTAATCACAGGATTGACTTACATCACTACGCATTTCAAAAATCAAATGCCGGCCGTGTTGTCACAAGGTAAGCTAACGCCTTTGTTTATATATGGTCTTGGGCTGCCTATTGTCTTCATTACTTTGATAACATTAATTGTCTACTATAAAAGAACCAAAGCGAGTACGGTTACTTCGACCTGGCTATGTGTAGCCATACTAGCTTCAATGCTTGATGTGGCGATTATTCTTTGTGGCGGCGGTCGCTTCAGTGTGGGATGGTATGTGGCTAGGTGGAACACCTTTGTATGTGCAAATATTGTGCTTGCAGGAATGATATATGAGTTTACCAAAATGTATCTGAGTATGACAGAGCTCTTCCAGCAGGTGAAGGATAGTAAAAATAAATATAAGGTGCTGCTTGGTGAAAGCCAGCTGGCTGAGAGAAAGATTTCAGAACAAAGCGATATAATTGAGCGGATGCTTGAGTCCAGCCATGAAGCCATTATCATGTGTGATACAGAAGGACGGGTCAACTTTACAAATCGCCGCGTGGAACATTTCTTTGAACGTCCACTCGAAAGCGGAGAAAGGATGTCTAGCTATTGTCTAGGAATGAAAACCGCAGACGCTGCTTTTGATGAGGTCATTGACGCTTATTTCGAACAAACCATCCCGCCTTTTCGTAAACGAATATCTAGATTAACGTTGAAAGGTGAAACAAGGCACTATGAGTGCTATGTCAATCCAATTTCAGGTGAAATGGAAGGGACGCTAAGGGGACATCTAATCGGATTTAGAGATCGTACCGAAGAAGAGCGAGTTGATGAGTTAAAAAATGAGTTCGTTAGCATTATTTCTCATGAAATTCGGACACCACTATCCTCGATTGTGGGTTTTATTGAAATCCTGGCAACACGTGCAGTGACGGAAGAGAAGCGCGCCAAGTATATCGAGACGATTCATAAAGAATCCTTACGCCTATCGAATTTGATTAACGATTTTCTTGATTTGCAGCGCATGGATTCGGGCCGGCAAGAGTTTCATTTCCAATCTTTGGATGCTGTTTTGTTACTCCGCGAAATCGTTGAGCAGTGGCAGGGGAAAGACAATCACGAAGCTGAGCTGCATGCAGCAGCCGAGCCAATATTTGTCCAAGGAGATGAAGACCGTTTAAAGCAAGTGTTCCATAATTTGATCTCCAATGCGATTAAGTATTCGCCGGGTGCGACGAAAATTGATATTTATGTTGAAACCGATAACGGTAAAGTGTTAATTAAGATACAAGATTATGGTCTTGGGATTCCAGCCGAGGCTTTGGACAAACTGTTTACGAGGTTTTACCGTGTCGATAATTCGGATCGCAGGAAAATCGGAGGAACGGGTCTAGGGTTATCTATTGTCAAGGAAATCATTGAAGCACATCATGGGAAAGTGGTTGTTGATACGGAGTTGGGCAAAGGCTCGATCTTTATTGTGCAGTTAGTTGAAATAGATGCCGAATAG
- a CDS encoding MGMT family protein, with the protein MTPFTERVIHIIRSIPEGKVMTYGQIARLAGSPRAARQVVRILHAMSKKHRLPWHRVINAKGEIAISDDEGSHMQSFLLQAEGIIITDQRYISLAHYQYQMQEDA; encoded by the coding sequence ATGACACCTTTCACGGAGCGGGTTATTCACATCATTCGAAGTATCCCCGAGGGCAAAGTCATGACCTATGGTCAGATTGCCAGGCTTGCCGGAAGCCCAAGGGCGGCTCGGCAAGTTGTACGAATTTTGCATGCAATGAGCAAGAAGCATCGTCTTCCGTGGCACAGAGTCATTAATGCAAAGGGAGAGATAGCAATCAGTGATGATGAGGGATCTCATATGCAAAGTTTTTTACTACAAGCAGAAGGTATCATCATTACGGATCAGCGGTATATTTCTCTTGCGCATTACCAGTATCAAATGCAAGAAGATGCATGA